A stretch of the Porifericola rhodea genome encodes the following:
- a CDS encoding nuclear transport factor 2 family protein has protein sequence MSYKEKAQDLYNMIGQGQLLEGFDKYYAENVVMTEPRGTREGKSSCRDYEVQFLNSVEAFHGQEIKSIAADEDKGVVFIEVAMDVTFKGGPRVNMEQVAVQQWEGDKIVHERFYYDNAQ, from the coding sequence ATGAGTTACAAAGAGAAAGCACAAGACCTGTACAACATGATTGGCCAGGGCCAACTTCTGGAAGGTTTTGACAAGTATTATGCAGAAAATGTAGTAATGACCGAACCACGCGGCACTCGCGAAGGTAAGAGTAGCTGCCGTGACTATGAAGTTCAGTTTCTAAACAGTGTAGAAGCTTTTCACGGGCAGGAAATTAAAAGCATTGCCGCTGATGAAGACAAAGGCGTAGTTTTTATTGAGGTAGCGATGGATGTTACTTTTAAAGGCGGACCACGTGTTAATATGGAGCAGGTAGCCGTACAGCAATGGGAAGGAGATAAGATCGTACACGAACGCTTCTACTATGACAATGCCCAATAG
- a CDS encoding arylsulfatase, with amino-acid sequence MEIRTSLVLCAFVLALCFSCSGPQKEEASNPEKRKPNIVFILADDLGYGDLSVYGQTHFQTPNIDQLAKEGMLFTQHYSGSTVCAPSRSVIMTGLHTGHTYIRGNKEVKPEGQHPLADSVRTLPELLKEHGYVTGAFGKWGLGYPASEGDPLNQGFDRFYGYNCQRLGHNYYPYHLWDNEERVMLEANADTAKGTYAPDLIHKETLSFIEQNKDTSFFLYVPSIIPHAELAAPEAYMEKYRGKLEPEKSYEGYDEGPEYRLGPYESQEETHAAFAAMVNVLDDQVGEIMAKLKELGIDDNTLVVFSSDNGPHQEGGADPEYFNSNGPLKGFKRDLYEGGIRVPTIARWPSKIAAGSESDHISAFWDLYPTFAEVAEIPVEKNIDGISMLPTLLGKDGQQRHEYLYWEFHEKGGRIAVRKGDWKAVRYGVLKNPDSPLELYNLAEDIGEENNVAEQHPELIAEMNEIIQNARTSSDVFAFGADTYLGSK; translated from the coding sequence ATGGAAATCCGCACAAGTCTTGTATTATGTGCATTTGTTTTAGCCTTATGCTTCTCCTGCTCTGGCCCGCAGAAAGAAGAGGCCAGCAACCCTGAAAAAAGAAAGCCAAATATTGTATTTATTCTGGCAGATGACCTGGGCTATGGCGATCTGAGTGTGTATGGGCAAACACATTTTCAGACACCCAATATTGACCAACTTGCTAAGGAAGGCATGCTGTTTACCCAACACTATTCTGGAAGCACCGTATGCGCTCCCTCCCGCTCTGTTATCATGACTGGTCTGCATACCGGACACACCTATATTCGTGGGAATAAAGAAGTAAAACCCGAAGGTCAGCATCCTCTGGCGGATAGCGTACGTACACTACCTGAATTGTTAAAGGAACATGGCTATGTTACCGGAGCTTTTGGCAAGTGGGGGCTGGGGTATCCTGCCTCTGAAGGAGATCCCCTCAACCAGGGCTTTGATCGCTTTTATGGCTACAACTGTCAGCGGCTAGGGCATAACTATTACCCTTATCATCTGTGGGATAATGAAGAGAGGGTAATGCTGGAGGCGAATGCCGACACCGCCAAAGGTACTTATGCTCCCGATCTGATCCATAAAGAAACGCTTAGTTTTATTGAACAGAATAAAGATACTAGCTTCTTTCTGTATGTGCCTTCTATCATTCCTCATGCAGAGTTAGCTGCTCCTGAGGCTTATATGGAAAAGTATAGAGGTAAATTGGAGCCAGAAAAATCATATGAGGGATATGACGAAGGTCCGGAATATCGCCTAGGACCCTATGAGTCGCAGGAAGAAACGCATGCTGCTTTTGCTGCGATGGTTAATGTGCTGGACGATCAGGTAGGTGAGATCATGGCTAAATTAAAAGAACTGGGCATAGATGACAATACCTTGGTAGTATTCTCCAGCGACAATGGGCCGCACCAGGAGGGTGGTGCCGATCCTGAATATTTCAATAGCAATGGTCCTCTAAAAGGCTTCAAACGCGACCTGTACGAAGGAGGTATTCGGGTACCTACTATAGCCCGCTGGCCTTCTAAAATTGCTGCCGGTAGTGAGAGTGATCATATTTCTGCTTTTTGGGATTTGTACCCCACTTTTGCTGAAGTAGCAGAAATACCGGTAGAAAAGAATATTGATGGTATCTCTATGCTACCTACTCTTTTGGGTAAAGATGGTCAGCAGCGACACGAATACTTGTACTGGGAGTTTCACGAAAAGGGGGGACGCATAGCAGTACGTAAAGGTGACTGGAAAGCCGTACGTTATGGCGTGCTTAAAAACCCTGACAGCCCTCTGGAACTTTATAACCTGGCAGAAGATATAGGTGAAGAAAACAATGTGGCTGAACAACATCCAGAACTTATTGCGGAAATGAACGAGATTATCCAGAATGCACGTACGTCTTCAGATGTGTTTGCCTTTGGGGCTGACACATATTTGGGATCAAAATAA
- a CDS encoding PhzF family phenazine biosynthesis protein yields the protein MESSFSLIEVFNDPDRGYKGNTSTVVWLDKVLDENSMQAIAADFNQPATTFLWQTEDQKYHVRWFAPDAEINLCGHGSLAAIVYLSQYRALKGAVVLHFQEGQLEGELKDEGSCAITLDEIPVLSEEEAPDVLEEGLGIAVKGYYVTPNKNIVLVDNEEALYNMKPDFAKLRESAAFGYAVTAPGNEVDFVSRTLVPHVQQLEDPATGSSHAALAPFWAQRLGKRLMVGHQLSKRGGRFNCELLEDKVVLSGQFSILAEGKWHQR from the coding sequence ATGGAAAGCTCATTCTCTCTGATAGAAGTTTTTAATGATCCTGATAGGGGGTATAAAGGTAATACCTCCACTGTTGTGTGGCTAGATAAGGTGCTAGACGAAAATAGTATGCAGGCGATAGCGGCTGACTTTAACCAACCGGCCACTACTTTTCTATGGCAGACCGAAGATCAGAAGTACCATGTACGCTGGTTTGCTCCGGATGCGGAAATTAATCTTTGTGGGCATGGCTCGCTGGCAGCTATCGTATACCTTTCTCAATACCGTGCTTTAAAGGGAGCTGTAGTCCTGCATTTTCAGGAAGGGCAGCTGGAAGGTGAACTTAAAGATGAGGGTAGCTGCGCGATTACGCTGGACGAAATACCTGTCCTATCCGAGGAGGAGGCTCCCGATGTGCTGGAAGAGGGTTTGGGAATAGCCGTGAAAGGCTACTATGTCACTCCCAACAAGAATATTGTATTAGTAGACAATGAAGAGGCACTGTATAATATGAAGCCCGACTTTGCTAAACTTCGTGAGTCAGCAGCTTTTGGATATGCTGTTACAGCTCCTGGCAATGAGGTAGATTTTGTAAGTAGAACACTGGTGCCTCACGTACAGCAACTGGAAGACCCTGCTACAGGCTCTTCTCATGCCGCTCTGGCTCCTTTCTGGGCACAAAGGTTAGGCAAGCGACTTATGGTTGGCCATCAGTTGAGCAAAAGAGGAGGAAGGTTTAACTGCGAGCTTCTGGAAGATAAAGTAGTATTGAGCGGACAGTTTAGCATACTGGCAGAGGGCAAATGGCACCAGCGCTAG
- a CDS encoding aldo/keto reductase has product MENLTFKNGDKMPAIGLGTWKSDPGDVYNAVIAAIKSGYRHIDCAAIYGNEPEVGKALQQVFNDGIVKREELWITSKLWNNSHRQEEVLPALKKTLEDLQLEYVDLYLVHWPVALKNEVGLGFPDGADKFLSLDEVPLTETWKGMEQANQEGLAKHIGVSNFSKKKIQDLVKACTIKPEMNQVEMHPYLQQKELVSFCESEGIHMTAYSPLGSGDRPARSKKEDAPVLMEDKTIHSIAKKHGCSAAQVLISWAVNRGTAVIPKSVNPERIQQNIDSAKINLSEEDLQTIADLDKHYRFIDGAFWAMEDNSYTLESLWNE; this is encoded by the coding sequence ATGGAAAATTTAACTTTTAAAAACGGAGATAAAATGCCCGCCATAGGGCTTGGAACCTGGAAGTCTGATCCGGGTGATGTATACAATGCGGTAATTGCGGCTATTAAAAGTGGTTATCGCCATATTGACTGCGCTGCTATTTATGGTAATGAGCCTGAAGTAGGTAAAGCGCTACAGCAAGTATTTAATGACGGAATTGTAAAACGTGAGGAGCTTTGGATTACCTCCAAGCTATGGAACAACTCTCACCGACAGGAGGAGGTACTTCCCGCACTTAAAAAAACGCTGGAAGACTTACAGCTAGAGTACGTAGACCTATATCTGGTACACTGGCCGGTAGCTCTGAAAAACGAAGTAGGGCTGGGTTTCCCTGATGGAGCAGATAAATTTCTGAGCCTGGATGAAGTACCTCTTACTGAAACGTGGAAGGGTATGGAGCAGGCTAATCAAGAAGGTCTGGCTAAGCACATTGGTGTGTCTAACTTTAGCAAGAAGAAGATTCAGGATCTGGTTAAAGCATGCACCATAAAGCCAGAGATGAATCAGGTAGAGATGCACCCTTACCTTCAGCAGAAGGAGCTGGTCTCTTTTTGCGAAAGCGAAGGTATTCATATGACGGCTTATTCTCCTCTAGGTTCTGGTGATCGCCCTGCACGTTCTAAAAAAGAAGATGCTCCTGTACTGATGGAAGACAAAACTATCCACAGTATTGCTAAAAAGCATGGCTGTTCTGCAGCACAGGTGCTTATCAGCTGGGCTGTTAATAGAGGCACTGCTGTTATTCCTAAGTCTGTAAACCCTGAGCGTATACAGCAGAATATAGACTCTGCAAAAATCAATTTAAGTGAAGAGGACCTGCAAACTATCGCAGATCTGGATAAGCATTACCGTTTTATAGATGGTGCATTCTGGGCGATGGAAGACAACTCGTACACTTTGGAAAGCCTGTGGAATGAGTAA
- a CDS encoding NIPSNAP family protein, whose protein sequence is MKIFQINLFALSFCLLFSISSSYAQDRERYYYQFKVYHFTDESQRERVDQFLETAYVPALHRAGVERIGVFHTIEDEQPKTYVFLPFASMEEMLSVEETLEKDRKYRNSGKDYLAATHDNAPYERIETILLRAFEGMPQAEEPDLTTPMSERFYELRSYEGPTEALYNNKVDMFNTGDEISIFNRLGFNAVFYGEVLIGSRMPNLMYMTTFKSREHRDQLWQNFSDDSAWNELKSMQEYQNNVSKADLIFLRPAEYSDF, encoded by the coding sequence GTGAAAATTTTTCAAATCAACCTATTTGCTCTAAGTTTTTGCTTACTTTTTTCTATTAGCAGCAGTTACGCACAAGACAGGGAGCGCTATTACTATCAGTTTAAAGTGTATCATTTTACTGACGAAAGCCAGCGGGAACGGGTAGACCAGTTTCTGGAAACGGCTTATGTTCCTGCTTTGCATCGTGCAGGAGTAGAACGGATAGGCGTATTCCATACCATAGAAGATGAACAGCCCAAAACCTATGTTTTTCTGCCCTTTGCCTCTATGGAAGAGATGCTCTCTGTAGAAGAGACACTGGAAAAGGATCGTAAGTACAGGAATAGCGGAAAAGACTACCTGGCTGCCACTCACGATAATGCACCTTATGAGCGTATTGAGACCATTCTTTTACGAGCTTTTGAAGGAATGCCCCAGGCTGAGGAGCCCGATCTGACAACGCCTATGTCGGAACGCTTCTACGAGTTGCGCAGCTACGAAGGCCCTACCGAGGCGCTTTACAATAATAAAGTAGATATGTTTAACACTGGCGATGAAATCAGCATATTTAACAGACTAGGCTTTAATGCCGTCTTTTATGGCGAAGTGCTGATTGGCAGCCGCATGCCTAACCTGATGTACATGACCACTTTTAAAAGCCGTGAGCACCGGGATCAGCTTTGGCAGAACTTCAGTGATGACTCTGCCTGGAACGAGCTCAAAAGCATGCAGGAATACCAGAATAATGTATCTAAGGCTGACCTGATTTTCTTACGTCCGGCTGAATATTCGGATTTCTAG
- a CDS encoding peptide deformylase yields the protein MEQTRHESKVLLLGDARLYEKSRILEEKDLPLIQSVVQELQEVLFEFKAKYGAFRAIAAPQLGYQIRLIYMHIDKPVVIINPIFSYLSEEKFEVWDDCMCFPNLLVKVARHRHCVMDYYNDSFEAQQIKAKDSIAELLQHEYDHLEGILATQRAIDTQAYRWRNTYG from the coding sequence ATGGAGCAAACTAGACACGAAAGTAAAGTTTTACTATTAGGTGATGCCCGTCTGTACGAAAAGTCCAGAATACTTGAAGAAAAAGACTTACCACTTATACAGTCTGTGGTGCAGGAACTACAGGAAGTGCTTTTTGAGTTTAAAGCAAAATACGGCGCTTTTCGCGCCATAGCGGCGCCCCAGTTAGGTTACCAGATTCGTTTGATTTATATGCACATTGACAAGCCTGTGGTCATTATTAACCCGATATTTAGCTATCTGAGTGAAGAAAAGTTTGAAGTTTGGGACGACTGTATGTGCTTTCCGAACCTGCTGGTAAAAGTAGCCAGACACCGACATTGTGTGATGGATTATTACAATGATAGTTTCGAAGCTCAACAGATAAAAGCAAAAGACAGTATAGCAGAACTTCTCCAGCATGAATATGATCATCTGGAAGGCATATTAGCTACTCAGAGAGCAATAGATACACAGGCCTACCGCTGGAGAAATACATATGGCTAA
- a CDS encoding UPF0182 family membrane protein: MYTAIFIVLAVISFFLIYQGFQREQKAKIFAGAILGLFTASLSGLMNFWGELLWFQAIGFGERFWIANLSQWGTALVSLLVGGGLVWLLSRTVTYQNRYIKRLGIAIGAFISAVWGYASWEVFLKFWYAVDTGTVDPILGKDIGFYLFKLPFLNSSYILLVALVTIALAVSVLSIFVNRSGQATFEFVSPHHPSEIDNKLITSVFLNSGILLMVLAAGKYLDRFQLMYSKTGAVHGPGWTDDHIRLPVYIIVIILTFLAGLCLLIPSIRERFRHWLMRKQFMPLQAYPVVGLLMFPLVFLFWFVALSVIPGLFQWLRVEPNEITFEKPYIENNIAFTRRGFKLHEVEEREFPASNTFSPEMVSGNQQIFNNIRLWDWRALDDVYRQFQEIRLYYEFTDVDIDRYMIDGEYRQVMISAREMEPGNLPAQSQTFVNERFKYTHGYGITLTNVNEFTPQGLPNLLIKNIPPESTHESLKVERPEIYYGELTDTHVIVNSEESEFDYPQGEQNVYVKYQGSGGVQISNFFRKFIYGYMFDGSRLLFSTYPTSESRIMFNRKVSERVKTLAPFLQFENDPYIVLVNGELKWIIDAYTTSRNYPYSEPFNAQENIEYQEGDNRRMLVTRLDNQLRGVNYIRNSVKAVVDAYNGHVDFYVFDDEDPLIQVWDRIFPEVFKPKEEMPVALMEHVRYPEKMLLTQGLVYAKYHMTDPEVFYNQEDLWIRATEKYYNQVQPVQPYYIMWQLPGSDKLDFTLIQPFTPKNRQVLIGWIAGLSDADNYGRFIAYQFPKEKRVLGPQQVETKIDQNSFLSSQLSLWDQRGSNVIRGNVLAIPVDETIIYVEPIYLQSETAAYPELRLVVVMHNDELSYADNFEDALQGIFDGSSGGAVESTVSGMLPESQTEQRAAEAEEETTDDSPQTLVQQANEAFEQYLESTGDKDFEEAARQLDRLQQLLQQLSEEEQP, translated from the coding sequence ATGTATACAGCTATTTTTATTGTACTTGCCGTTATATCATTTTTTCTGATTTACCAGGGCTTTCAGAGAGAGCAGAAAGCAAAAATCTTTGCCGGGGCCATACTGGGCCTGTTTACGGCCTCTCTCTCCGGCCTGATGAACTTCTGGGGAGAGCTACTCTGGTTCCAGGCCATAGGTTTTGGAGAGCGCTTCTGGATTGCCAACCTCAGCCAGTGGGGCACCGCTCTGGTTAGCCTGCTAGTAGGCGGAGGCCTGGTATGGCTGCTATCCCGCACTGTAACTTACCAGAACCGATACATCAAAAGGCTGGGCATTGCCATAGGCGCGTTTATCAGTGCGGTATGGGGCTATGCCAGCTGGGAGGTATTCCTTAAATTCTGGTATGCAGTAGATACTGGTACTGTAGACCCTATCCTGGGCAAAGACATCGGCTTTTATCTGTTCAAACTACCTTTCTTAAACTCTTCGTACATTTTGCTGGTGGCGCTGGTCACCATTGCCCTTGCCGTGTCGGTGCTTTCTATCTTTGTAAACCGAAGCGGGCAGGCTACTTTTGAGTTTGTAAGCCCGCACCACCCCAGCGAAATAGATAACAAACTGATCACTTCTGTTTTTCTGAACAGCGGCATACTGCTTATGGTATTGGCGGCAGGTAAATATCTGGACCGTTTTCAGCTTATGTATTCCAAGACAGGAGCAGTACACGGCCCCGGATGGACTGACGACCATATTCGTCTTCCGGTGTACATCATCGTAATCATACTTACCTTTCTGGCAGGCCTCTGCCTCCTGATTCCTTCTATACGCGAGCGCTTCAGGCACTGGCTTATGCGCAAGCAATTTATGCCCCTACAGGCTTATCCCGTAGTAGGGCTGCTTATGTTTCCGCTTGTGTTTCTCTTTTGGTTTGTCGCACTTTCAGTAATTCCCGGTCTCTTTCAGTGGTTAAGGGTAGAGCCTAATGAGATTACTTTTGAAAAGCCCTACATAGAAAATAATATAGCTTTTACCAGACGCGGCTTCAAGCTGCATGAGGTAGAGGAGAGAGAGTTTCCTGCCAGCAATACCTTTAGCCCGGAGATGGTGAGCGGCAACCAGCAGATTTTTAACAACATCAGGCTCTGGGACTGGCGTGCTCTGGATGACGTATACCGGCAGTTTCAGGAGATCAGGCTTTATTATGAATTTACCGATGTGGATATAGACCGCTACATGATAGACGGAGAATACCGTCAGGTGATGATATCTGCCCGGGAGATGGAGCCCGGCAACCTGCCTGCACAGAGTCAGACTTTTGTCAATGAGCGTTTTAAGTATACGCATGGCTATGGTATTACCCTCACCAATGTCAATGAGTTTACTCCGCAGGGGCTACCCAATCTGCTAATCAAGAATATACCTCCGGAAAGTACGCACGAAAGCCTGAAGGTAGAGCGGCCAGAGATTTACTACGGAGAACTTACGGATACCCATGTTATTGTAAACTCTGAAGAAAGCGAGTTTGACTACCCTCAGGGAGAGCAGAATGTCTATGTTAAATACCAGGGTAGCGGAGGAGTACAGATCAGTAATTTCTTCAGAAAGTTTATTTACGGCTATATGTTTGATGGTTCGCGCCTGCTATTTTCTACCTACCCTACCAGCGAAAGCCGTATCATGTTTAACCGTAAAGTATCTGAGCGGGTAAAGACGCTGGCACCTTTCCTTCAGTTTGAGAACGACCCCTATATCGTACTGGTTAATGGTGAGCTGAAGTGGATTATTGATGCCTATACTACCTCTCGCAACTATCCTTATAGCGAACCCTTTAATGCGCAGGAAAACATTGAGTACCAGGAGGGAGACAACCGCCGTATGCTGGTGACCCGACTGGATAATCAGCTAAGGGGTGTAAACTACATTCGTAATTCGGTGAAAGCGGTAGTAGATGCCTATAATGGTCATGTAGATTTCTATGTTTTTGATGATGAAGATCCGCTAATACAGGTATGGGATCGTATTTTCCCAGAGGTGTTTAAGCCAAAAGAGGAGATGCCTGTGGCCCTGATGGAGCATGTTCGCTATCCGGAAAAAATGCTTTTGACCCAGGGGCTGGTATATGCCAAGTATCATATGACTGACCCCGAGGTATTTTACAATCAGGAAGACCTATGGATCAGGGCTACCGAAAAGTATTACAATCAGGTACAGCCGGTACAGCCTTACTATATTATGTGGCAGCTACCCGGCTCAGATAAGCTGGACTTTACTCTTATACAGCCCTTTACCCCTAAAAACCGGCAGGTACTCATTGGCTGGATCGCCGGCCTCAGTGATGCCGATAATTACGGACGCTTTATTGCGTATCAGTTTCCTAAAGAAAAAAGGGTACTGGGGCCTCAGCAGGTAGAAACTAAAATTGACCAGAATAGCTTTTTGTCCTCCCAGCTAAGCCTGTGGGATCAGCGAGGTTCAAATGTAATCAGAGGCAATGTACTGGCTATTCCGGTAGATGAGACCATCATTTATGTAGAGCCTATCTACCTACAATCCGAAACGGCCGCTTATCCGGAGCTTAGGCTGGTGGTAGTTATGCACAACGATGAACTCAGCTATGCCGATAATTTTGAAGATGCCCTACAAGGTATTTTTGATGGTTCTTCAGGGGGCGCTGTAGAATCTACCGTAAGCGGCATGTTACCGGAGAGCCAGACAGAACAGAGGGCGGCAGAAGCTGAAGAGGAAACTACCGATGACAGCCCTCAAACCTTGGTTCAGCAGGCTAATGAGGCTTTTGAACAATATCTGGAATCTACCGGAGATAAAGATTTTGAAGAAGCCGCACGTCAGCTGGATCGTTTGCAGCAGCTACTGCAACAGCTCTCTGAAGAAGAGCAGCCCTAA
- a CDS encoding phospholipase D-like domain-containing protein — MFGSNGTIDQQIIYTREEIYVRLKQELAEARSEILIAAERFTHQELYQLLKERLSAGLKVEIIVENYDRDNSPTLNQLMLQGASVLSLPSEGNELLPQKFCIVDKKLAIYGSYEWYLQESWTSQQESIMLSHHQPTVNGLLDEFTSLKNKAFRLEGAKKPLLHQLRAFFGLRPARQLKDSSPRLSENAVQPIVAAKDKYEDYEQVLDSMIAAEVSNFDRELVRRQGYERAQANNGDAQVLHKALDSVYSVFVNEINLVEGKKNRLLSKIEEQRIKSTEKLKEQQSLQLSTLEAQCDARGEGLRHKVTKLESQIAVHEKEIEGIRQHKIPALEDKKQQIDYQIKAQEREHIKPAFKWFEFIPVVFINLGLLFYLFFFYSSAAYILLFSELDAKEARLRGITVNPPEVFNPEAIAMATEKGGSALLFITLFVFVPLSLALIGRFVKDLKWWGSALMILGIILVDAFIAYKVAEAIHNVDYLTGNVDVLWEFPMAFEDLNFYLVFILGALGLMLFKITFEKLMRFFEERNPDLNAQRNRQHIRHLEEEAARQQQHKLEQEEEIARIEKEIIALKAEINICTEEISKLPAHKTQQAENKKMEIARQMQAVERITDVYKTHLENDILPISVDSVKDRINVFLEGWNDYLHSEYAVKRAIEKSQAAAEVASRWQSEKLSAKRYDQRIKT, encoded by the coding sequence ATGTTTGGGAGTAATGGCACTATTGACCAGCAGATCATCTATACTCGGGAAGAAATTTACGTACGCTTGAAGCAAGAACTTGCAGAGGCACGCTCCGAGATACTTATCGCCGCAGAGCGATTTACTCATCAGGAACTCTATCAACTCCTCAAAGAAAGGCTGAGTGCCGGGCTAAAGGTAGAAATTATAGTAGAGAACTACGATAGAGACAACTCGCCTACACTAAACCAACTGATGTTACAGGGCGCGAGTGTGCTTAGCTTACCGTCCGAAGGCAATGAGTTATTGCCTCAAAAGTTCTGTATTGTGGATAAAAAACTAGCGATCTACGGTAGCTATGAGTGGTACCTGCAAGAGTCCTGGACCAGTCAGCAGGAGAGTATTATGCTGAGCCATCATCAGCCCACAGTAAATGGACTGTTGGATGAGTTTACTTCCTTAAAAAACAAAGCTTTTAGGCTGGAAGGTGCTAAAAAGCCATTGCTCCATCAGTTACGAGCTTTTTTTGGGTTACGCCCAGCCCGACAGCTCAAAGATAGTAGCCCTCGGCTTAGCGAAAACGCTGTTCAACCTATAGTGGCAGCAAAAGATAAGTACGAAGACTATGAGCAGGTGCTGGATAGTATGATTGCTGCCGAAGTAAGCAACTTTGACCGTGAACTTGTACGCCGACAGGGTTACGAACGTGCCCAGGCCAACAATGGCGATGCGCAGGTGCTTCACAAAGCATTGGATAGCGTATATTCAGTCTTTGTCAACGAAATTAATCTGGTAGAAGGCAAAAAGAACAGGCTGCTCAGCAAAATAGAGGAGCAGCGTATTAAAAGCACCGAAAAGCTAAAGGAACAGCAAAGCCTGCAACTCTCTACCCTGGAAGCTCAGTGTGATGCCAGAGGTGAAGGACTTCGCCATAAAGTTACCAAACTGGAATCGCAGATTGCGGTACATGAAAAAGAGATAGAGGGTATCCGTCAGCATAAAATTCCTGCCCTGGAAGACAAAAAGCAGCAGATAGATTATCAGATAAAAGCACAGGAGAGAGAACATATTAAGCCTGCATTTAAATGGTTTGAGTTTATTCCGGTGGTGTTTATTAATTTGGGACTGCTGTTTTACCTTTTCTTTTTCTACTCCTCTGCGGCATATATCCTCTTATTTAGTGAACTGGATGCGAAAGAAGCGCGCCTGAGAGGCATCACTGTCAACCCACCGGAAGTATTTAATCCTGAAGCAATAGCTATGGCCACCGAAAAAGGCGGCTCCGCTCTTCTGTTTATCACCCTCTTTGTCTTTGTTCCGCTGTCCCTTGCGCTGATAGGCAGGTTTGTAAAAGACCTGAAATGGTGGGGTAGTGCCCTTATGATACTGGGTATTATACTGGTAGATGCCTTTATTGCTTACAAGGTGGCCGAGGCCATACACAATGTTGACTACCTAACCGGAAATGTAGATGTGCTTTGGGAGTTTCCGATGGCTTTTGAAGATCTGAATTTCTATCTGGTATTTATATTAGGCGCTTTAGGCTTAATGCTCTTTAAAATTACCTTTGAAAAGTTGATGCGCTTTTTTGAAGAGCGTAATCCTGACCTTAATGCTCAGAGGAACCGGCAGCACATACGCCATCTGGAAGAGGAAGCCGCCAGGCAACAACAACACAAACTGGAGCAGGAAGAAGAAATAGCACGCATAGAGAAAGAGATCATTGCCCTAAAAGCTGAAATCAATATCTGCACTGAAGAAATTAGCAAGCTGCCGGCCCATAAGACACAACAGGCAGAAAATAAAAAGATGGAGATTGCCCGCCAAATGCAAGCTGTAGAACGCATAACGGATGTGTACAAAACTCATCTGGAAAATGACATACTGCCAATCTCGGTAGACTCCGTAAAAGACCGCATCAATGTTTTTCTGGAAGGCTGGAATGACTACCTGCATAGCGAGTATGCAGTAAAGCGTGCGATAGAAAAATCACAGGCCGCTGCCGAAGTTGCCAGCCGTTGGCAATCTGAAAAACTAAGTGCCAAGCGATACGACCAAAGAATTAAAACCTAG
- a CDS encoding Dabb family protein encodes MENSSELLHHVFFWLNNPSSEEDLNRLIKGVKGLREIDPQKKVNVGVPAKTPKRDVIDDSYDVSLLISFNSVEEHDAYQDHPLHHKFIDECASLWKKVQVYDSQDV; translated from the coding sequence ATGGAAAACTCATCTGAACTACTACATCATGTATTTTTCTGGCTTAACAATCCTTCTTCCGAAGAAGACTTGAATCGTCTTATTAAGGGAGTAAAAGGGCTGCGTGAGATTGACCCTCAGAAAAAAGTGAATGTAGGAGTACCGGCTAAAACGCCTAAGCGCGATGTCATAGACGACTCATATGATGTATCACTACTAATTTCATTTAATAGTGTAGAAGAGCATGATGCTTATCAGGACCACCCGCTCCACCATAAATTTATTGATGAATGTGCTTCTCTATGGAAGAAAGTACAGGTTTATGACTCGCAGGACGTATAA